The proteins below are encoded in one region of Micromonospora yangpuensis:
- a CDS encoding C39 family peptidase, whose protein sequence is MPHPLKRQFRRLAVDRSYQVVAASAATLVVASGTGLLIATGDRPEPDRQQPSAVAEVAPQAGEIAARSELRVPASVAPSLTTAAPSPTATASPSAASPSAASPSAASPSAAPSRAAKPVAAASSAAPDPDLTRPAAPKPPASKVLDHVYQAQTTYFYCGPAAVRNALNAAGIERSQDTLAGMLGTTEFGTNSAADTTRVLNQLVDGAPYRTRMIPGGAATAAQTDRLVDDVVTAIAAGRSPVVNIAGTATDVAGGWHSFPGGHYVAVVGYRDNGRTVRISDSADPGNALYWMSTSALADWIATRGYSA, encoded by the coding sequence GTGCCTCACCCCCTCAAACGGCAGTTCCGTCGACTCGCTGTGGACCGTTCGTACCAGGTCGTCGCCGCCTCGGCCGCGACCCTCGTGGTGGCCTCGGGCACCGGTCTGCTGATCGCCACCGGTGACCGGCCGGAGCCCGACCGGCAGCAGCCCAGCGCGGTGGCCGAGGTGGCGCCGCAGGCCGGCGAGATCGCCGCCCGCAGTGAACTGCGGGTGCCGGCGAGCGTGGCCCCCTCGCTGACCACCGCCGCCCCGTCGCCGACCGCCACCGCGTCCCCGTCGGCCGCGTCACCCTCGGCCGCATCGCCCTCGGCCGCATCGCCCTCGGCCGCGCCGTCGCGGGCCGCCAAGCCGGTCGCCGCCGCCAGCTCCGCCGCGCCGGACCCCGACCTGACCCGCCCGGCCGCGCCCAAGCCGCCGGCGTCGAAGGTCCTCGACCACGTCTACCAGGCGCAGACCACGTACTTCTACTGCGGCCCGGCCGCGGTGCGCAACGCGCTCAACGCCGCCGGGATCGAGCGCAGCCAGGACACCCTGGCCGGGATGCTCGGCACCACCGAGTTCGGCACCAACTCCGCCGCCGACACCACCCGGGTGCTCAACCAACTGGTCGACGGGGCGCCCTACCGGACCCGGATGATCCCCGGCGGGGCCGCCACCGCGGCCCAGACCGACCGGCTCGTCGACGACGTGGTCACCGCGATCGCCGCCGGCCGCAGCCCGGTGGTGAACATCGCCGGCACCGCCACCGACGTCGCCGGTGGCTGGCACTCCTTCCCCGGCGGGCACTACGTCGCGGTGGTCGGCTACCGCGACAACGGCCGGACCGTCCGGATCTCCGACTCGGCGGACCCGGGCAACGCGCTCTACTGGATGTCCACCTCCGCGCTTGCCGACTGGATCGCCACCCGCGGCTACTCCGCCTGA
- a CDS encoding CDP-glycerol glycerophosphotransferase family protein yields MRGDLVRKLIARCLTTGLALLAFGVVALTGATGWGLALAVAALAAAAWERRVRPAADVLPETTLVAAGVLVGYARRLDAGFDPVLAVTALAVLGLILFAGPLREAGLLELRAANLPVRQWSATIAAQLGNAVLALLAVVALAALLVLPAVVALLATLAVGAAAGTVALGLARGRLRPQAGTPVGRALRRHQPEFLLYFSAPPGSEYQVTMWLPYLERLGRPFLVVLREPEFLGSVSAATSAPVVFCPTLKALDEVLVPSLRAAFYVNHGAKNSHCVRFTQLTHIQLHHGDSDKAPSANPVSGIFDRIFVAGPAAIERYARAGVAIPAEKFEVVGRPQVEAIQVRREPVTASANPTVLYTPTWTGHHADANYCSLPVAEGLIRALLARGATVILRAHPYTTQNPTSARQLARVTELLAADRSRTGRQHVFGAASRELTLTECVNRSDALISDVSGVISDYLYSGKPYAVTDMLGDDRFVERFPLAASGYLLRRDLADVEEVLTRLLETDPAASARWATRAHYLGDFPAETYAEVFLAAARRHLEPGWSPPEPRATPSQAGGGVRLSPTG; encoded by the coding sequence ATGCGTGGTGACCTGGTCAGGAAGCTGATCGCCAGGTGCCTGACCACCGGCCTGGCCCTGCTCGCCTTCGGCGTCGTCGCCCTCACCGGGGCCACCGGCTGGGGGCTGGCGCTGGCCGTGGCGGCGCTGGCCGCCGCCGCGTGGGAGCGCCGGGTCCGGCCCGCCGCCGACGTGCTGCCCGAGACGACCCTGGTGGCGGCGGGCGTCCTGGTCGGCTACGCCCGCCGGCTCGACGCCGGCTTCGATCCGGTGCTGGCGGTCACCGCGCTGGCAGTGCTGGGGCTGATCCTGTTCGCCGGGCCGCTGCGCGAGGCCGGCCTGCTGGAGCTGCGGGCGGCCAACCTACCGGTCCGGCAGTGGTCGGCGACCATCGCCGCCCAGCTGGGCAACGCCGTGCTGGCGCTGCTCGCGGTGGTGGCCCTGGCCGCCCTGCTGGTGCTGCCGGCGGTGGTGGCCCTGCTGGCCACCCTCGCCGTCGGTGCCGCCGCCGGTACGGTGGCCCTGGGCCTGGCCCGGGGCCGGCTGCGTCCACAGGCGGGCACCCCGGTGGGGCGGGCGCTGCGCCGGCACCAGCCGGAGTTCCTGCTCTACTTCTCCGCCCCGCCCGGCTCGGAGTACCAGGTCACCATGTGGCTGCCGTACCTGGAACGACTCGGCCGCCCGTTCCTGGTGGTGCTGCGGGAGCCGGAGTTCCTCGGCTCGGTGTCGGCGGCCACCAGCGCCCCGGTGGTGTTCTGCCCGACGCTCAAGGCGCTGGACGAGGTGCTGGTGCCGAGCCTGCGGGCGGCCTTCTACGTCAACCACGGCGCGAAGAACAGCCACTGCGTACGGTTCACCCAGCTGACCCACATCCAGCTGCACCACGGCGACAGCGACAAGGCGCCGAGTGCCAACCCGGTGTCGGGGATCTTCGACCGGATCTTCGTCGCCGGGCCGGCGGCCATCGAGCGGTACGCCCGCGCCGGGGTGGCCATCCCGGCCGAAAAGTTCGAGGTGGTCGGCCGCCCGCAGGTGGAGGCGATCCAGGTCCGGCGGGAGCCGGTCACCGCATCGGCCAACCCGACCGTCCTCTACACCCCCACCTGGACGGGGCACCACGCCGACGCCAACTACTGCTCGCTGCCGGTGGCCGAGGGGCTGATCCGGGCCCTGCTGGCCCGGGGTGCCACCGTGATCCTGCGGGCGCACCCGTACACCACGCAGAACCCGACCTCGGCCCGGCAGTTGGCCCGGGTGACCGAGCTGCTCGCCGCGGACCGGTCCCGCACCGGCCGGCAGCACGTCTTCGGCGCGGCCAGCCGGGAGCTGACCCTGACCGAGTGCGTCAACCGTTCCGACGCGTTGATCTCCGACGTCTCCGGGGTCATCTCCGACTACCTCTACTCGGGCAAGCCGTACGCGGTCACCGACATGCTGGGCGACGACCGGTTCGTCGAGCGGTTCCCGCTGGCCGCCTCCGGCTACCTGCTGCGGCGGGACCTGGCCGACGTCGAGGAGGTGCTCACCCGGTTGCTGGAGACCGATCCGGCGGCGTCGGCCCGGTGGGCCACCCGGGCGCACTACCTCGGTGACTTCCCGGCCGAGACGTACGCCGAGGTGTTCCTGGCCGCCGCCCGGCGGCACCTGGAGCCGGGCTGGAGCCCGCCGGAGCCCCGGGCCACGCCGTCGCAGGCCGGCGGGGGCGTACGCCTCTCCCCCACCGGCTGA
- a CDS encoding bifunctional cytidylyltransferase/SDR family oxidoreductase encodes MTQDHTTGPDAAPEAATGWRPTRTVAVVLAGGTGTRLGLGIPKQLLKIAGKPIIEHTLAVFEGAPEIDEVIVLMASGHVPQAQAIVDKAGLRKVSKVIEGGETRNDTTRIALDAVGEGDVNILFHDAVRPLVSGRIVRECVNALWTYAAVDVAIPSADTIIQVDENECITDIPVRSRLRRGQTPQAFRSQTIREAYRLAADDPHFAATDDCGVVLRYLPGTPIKVIDGSDENIKVTHPVDVHLADKLFQLAAAQVPRLTDPRSYSEELAGRTIVVFGGSYGIGHELTELARRYGAQVFPFSRSGTGTHVEQATDVEAALKTAFEATGRIDHVVVTAGILEKGALVDMDEATMDRVLQVNFVGPVTIARQSLPYLQQTKGQLLLYTSSSYTRGRSQYALYSSTKAALVNLTQALADEWAELGVRVNCINPERTATPMRTRAFGEEPEHTLLAAETVAQASLDVLISELTGQVIDVRRAPGEAPAAATVPSQATRPSAVVTG; translated from the coding sequence ATGACGCAGGACCACACCACTGGCCCGGACGCCGCACCGGAGGCCGCCACCGGATGGCGCCCCACGCGGACAGTGGCGGTGGTCCTGGCCGGTGGCACCGGGACCCGGCTCGGCCTGGGCATCCCCAAGCAGCTGCTGAAGATCGCCGGCAAGCCGATCATCGAGCACACCCTGGCCGTCTTCGAGGGCGCGCCGGAGATCGACGAGGTGATCGTGCTGATGGCCAGCGGGCACGTCCCGCAGGCCCAGGCGATCGTCGACAAGGCCGGCCTGCGCAAGGTCAGCAAGGTGATCGAGGGTGGCGAGACCCGCAACGACACCACCCGCATCGCGCTGGACGCGGTCGGCGAGGGTGACGTCAACATCCTCTTCCACGACGCGGTACGCCCCCTGGTCAGCGGCCGGATCGTCCGGGAGTGCGTCAACGCGCTCTGGACCTACGCCGCGGTCGACGTGGCGATCCCCTCGGCCGACACGATCATCCAGGTCGACGAGAACGAGTGCATCACCGACATCCCGGTGCGCTCCCGGCTGCGCCGGGGGCAGACCCCGCAGGCGTTCCGCTCGCAGACCATCCGCGAGGCGTACCGGCTGGCCGCCGACGACCCGCACTTCGCCGCCACCGACGACTGCGGCGTGGTGCTGCGCTACCTGCCCGGCACCCCGATCAAGGTGATCGACGGCTCGGACGAGAACATCAAGGTCACCCACCCGGTGGACGTGCACCTGGCGGACAAGCTGTTCCAGCTCGCCGCCGCCCAGGTGCCCCGGCTGACCGACCCGCGCAGCTACTCCGAGGAGCTGGCCGGGCGGACGATCGTGGTCTTCGGCGGCAGCTACGGCATCGGCCACGAGCTGACCGAGCTGGCCCGCCGCTACGGCGCCCAGGTGTTCCCGTTCAGCCGCTCCGGCACCGGCACCCACGTGGAGCAGGCCACCGACGTCGAGGCGGCGTTGAAGACCGCGTTCGAGGCCACCGGGCGCATCGACCACGTCGTGGTCACCGCGGGCATCCTGGAGAAGGGCGCCCTGGTCGACATGGACGAGGCGACCATGGACCGGGTCCTGCAGGTCAACTTCGTCGGGCCGGTCACCATCGCCCGGCAGTCGCTGCCCTACCTGCAGCAGACCAAGGGTCAGCTGCTGCTCTACACGTCCAGCTCCTACACCCGGGGCCGCTCCCAGTACGCGCTCTACTCCTCCACCAAGGCCGCCCTGGTCAACCTGACCCAGGCGCTCGCCGACGAGTGGGCCGAGCTGGGCGTCCGGGTCAACTGCATCAACCCGGAGCGCACCGCCACCCCGATGCGGACCCGGGCCTTCGGCGAGGAGCCGGAGCACACCCTGCTGGCCGCCGAGACCGTCGCCCAGGCCTCGCTGGACGTGCTGATCTCCGAGCTGACCGGGCAGGTCATCGACGTCCGGCGGGCACCCGGCGAGGCCCCGGCGGCGGCGACCGTGCCGAGTCAGGCCACCCGGCCCTCCGCCGTGGTGACCGGCTGA
- a CDS encoding ABC transporter ATP-binding protein, translated as MVDQIETSNDVTVTLPRIQDRVPTVVVDEAHVIYRIHKGAGGGTSPVAALKRIVSRTSAPQVREVHAVKGVTFTAYQGEAIGLIGSNGSGKSTLLRAIAGLLPVDRGAIYTQGQPSLLGVNAALMNDLPGERNVVLGCLAMGMSPADVERLTPEIIEFSGINQRGDFASLPMRTYSSGMAARLKFSIAAAKKHDVLLIDEALATGDKGFRKRSEQRVRELREGAGTVFLVSHQLSSVRDTCERTIWLESGVLQMDGPTDEVIKAYEAYVNGK; from the coding sequence GTGGTTGATCAGATCGAGACGTCCAACGACGTGACCGTCACCCTGCCCCGGATCCAGGACCGGGTTCCGACCGTGGTGGTGGACGAGGCGCACGTCATCTACCGCATCCACAAGGGCGCCGGTGGGGGCACCAGCCCGGTCGCCGCGCTGAAGCGGATCGTGTCGCGCACCTCCGCGCCGCAGGTCCGCGAGGTGCACGCGGTCAAGGGGGTCACCTTCACCGCGTACCAGGGCGAGGCGATCGGCCTGATCGGCAGCAACGGCTCCGGCAAGTCGACGCTGCTGCGGGCGATCGCCGGGCTGCTGCCGGTCGACCGGGGTGCGATCTACACCCAGGGGCAGCCCTCGCTGCTCGGGGTCAACGCGGCCCTGATGAACGACCTGCCCGGCGAGCGCAACGTGGTGCTGGGCTGCCTGGCGATGGGGATGTCCCCGGCCGACGTCGAGCGCCTCACCCCGGAGATCATCGAGTTCTCCGGGATCAACCAGCGCGGCGACTTCGCCTCGCTGCCGATGCGGACGTACTCCTCGGGCATGGCCGCCCGGCTGAAGTTCTCCATCGCGGCGGCCAAGAAGCACGACGTGCTGCTGATCGACGAGGCACTGGCCACCGGGGACAAGGGGTTCCGCAAGCGCAGCGAGCAGCGGGTCCGGGAGCTGCGCGAGGGGGCCGGCACGGTCTTCCTGGTCAGCCACCAGCTCTCCTCGGTCCGCGACACCTGCGAGCGCACCATCTGGCTGGAATCGGGCGTGCTGCAGATGGACGGCCCGACCGACGAGGTCATCAAGGCCTATGAGGCGTACGTGAACGGCAAGTAG
- a CDS encoding ABC transporter permease, which yields MANTALADPDAGLTQAQLAARHGLRVAGERPPLAVYSRRLWSYRHFITAYANAKLVSSFSNAKLGQLWQVLTPLTNAAVYYLIFGIVLEQNRVPNFIAYLTTGLFIFNFTQTTVQNGTQSITSNLGLIRALHFPRACLPLAAMLTQFQQLMGALVVLAGIVLVTGEPLTWQWLLLIPTVLLQAVFNAGLTMAVARAGAKVADLKQVMPFVLRTWMYGSGVLYSVTLFEQSLPGWAARLVELNPALVYIELARMSLLESAPLLNSSPTQLWLVAVGWAVLMGIGGFIYFWRGEQEYGRG from the coding sequence ATGGCCAACACCGCGCTGGCCGACCCAGACGCCGGCCTGACCCAGGCGCAACTGGCCGCCCGGCACGGGCTGCGGGTCGCCGGCGAACGGCCGCCGCTGGCCGTGTACAGCCGCCGGCTCTGGTCCTACCGGCACTTCATCACCGCGTACGCCAACGCCAAGCTGGTGTCCTCGTTCAGCAACGCCAAGCTGGGGCAGCTCTGGCAGGTGCTCACCCCGCTCACCAACGCGGCGGTCTACTACCTGATCTTCGGCATCGTGCTCGAACAGAACCGGGTGCCGAACTTCATCGCGTACCTGACCACCGGGTTGTTCATCTTCAACTTCACCCAGACCACGGTGCAGAACGGCACCCAGTCGATCACCAGCAACCTCGGGCTGATCCGGGCCCTGCACTTCCCCCGGGCCTGCCTGCCGCTGGCCGCCATGCTCACCCAGTTCCAGCAGTTGATGGGCGCGCTGGTGGTGCTGGCCGGGATCGTCCTGGTCACCGGCGAGCCGTTGACCTGGCAGTGGCTGCTGCTGATCCCCACCGTGCTGTTGCAGGCGGTCTTCAACGCCGGCCTGACCATGGCGGTGGCCCGCGCCGGGGCGAAGGTCGCCGACCTCAAGCAGGTCATGCCCTTCGTGCTGCGCACCTGGATGTACGGCTCCGGGGTGCTCTACAGCGTCACCCTCTTCGAGCAGAGCCTGCCCGGCTGGGCGGCCCGGCTGGTCGAGCTGAACCCGGCGCTTGTCTACATCGAGTTGGCCCGGATGTCCCTGCTGGAGTCGGCGCCCCTGCTCAACTCCTCGCCGACCCAGCTCTGGTTGGTCGCGGTGGGCTGGGCGGTGCTGATGGGCATCGGTGGCTTCATCTACTTCTGGCGCGGCGAACAGGAGTACGGCCGTGGTTGA
- a CDS encoding TetR/AcrR family transcriptional regulator, with the protein MLRDDITAAIRRALTQELAAVGYGRLSIEAVARRAGVSKTAIYRRWSSKLELVLEIVSASAGRKLPTLDTGSLRGDLQLLFAAVVHALRHPLAAQIIPDLLAEAARNPQIDQTLQQVLRARQQEIGGRLVERAVRRGELPPQTDPDAAVDLIAGPLYWRLAIARTPLTEAYLETLVETVATGLGARRALPRQGGTGTD; encoded by the coding sequence GTGCTGCGCGACGACATCACCGCGGCCATCCGGCGCGCGTTGACGCAGGAGTTGGCCGCGGTCGGCTACGGCCGGCTCTCGATCGAGGCGGTGGCCCGCCGGGCCGGGGTCAGCAAGACCGCCATCTACCGCCGGTGGAGTTCCAAGCTGGAGCTGGTCCTGGAGATCGTCTCGGCGTCGGCCGGGCGCAAACTGCCGACCCTGGACACCGGCAGCCTCCGGGGCGACCTCCAGCTGCTCTTCGCCGCCGTGGTGCACGCCCTGCGGCATCCGCTGGCCGCCCAGATCATCCCGGACCTGCTCGCCGAGGCCGCCCGCAACCCGCAGATCGACCAGACCCTGCAGCAGGTCCTGCGGGCCCGGCAGCAGGAGATCGGCGGACGCCTGGTCGAGCGGGCGGTACGCCGCGGCGAGCTGCCCCCGCAGACCGATCCGGACGCGGCGGTGGACCTGATCGCCGGCCCGCTCTACTGGCGGCTGGCCATCGCCCGCACCCCGCTGACCGAGGCGTACCTGGAGACCCTGGTCGAGACGGTGGCCACCGGCCTCGGCGCGCGGCGGGCGCTGCCCCGCCAGGGCGGCACCGGCACCGACTGA
- the lhgO gene encoding L-2-hydroxyglutarate oxidase has product MTRYVVVGGGIVGLAVAHRLLTDRPGDQVTVLEKEPGWAAHQTGHNSGVIHAGVYYPPGSLKATLCRAGSASMVEFCAAHDLSYDICGKLIVATAEAELPRLHALHQRALANGLPVRLIDAAEAREYEPHVAAVAALHVTSTGIVDFGAVCRKLAELLAAGGADLRTGTEVTGVVDRGDRVVVQTTRGEVPADVLINCAGLHADRISRLAGVPTPVRIVPFRGEYYELTPGRRELVRGLIYPVPDPQFPFLGVHLTKMIDGSVHAGPNAVLATSREGYSWGRISPRDVLDEVSYRGLWALGRKHYRYGLTEVARSLSRRRFAASLARLVPELTGADIVRAGAGVRAQAIRPDGTLVDDFLIVETGRQVHVLNAPSPAATSSLEIARHIVSRLPVAPAR; this is encoded by the coding sequence ATGACGAGGTACGTGGTCGTCGGCGGCGGGATCGTCGGCCTCGCCGTGGCGCACCGGCTGCTCACCGACCGGCCCGGCGACCAGGTCACCGTGCTGGAGAAGGAGCCCGGCTGGGCCGCCCACCAGACCGGGCACAACTCCGGGGTGATCCACGCCGGGGTCTACTACCCGCCGGGCAGCCTGAAGGCCACCCTGTGCCGGGCGGGCAGCGCCTCGATGGTGGAGTTCTGCGCCGCGCACGACCTGTCGTACGACATCTGCGGCAAGTTGATCGTGGCCACCGCCGAGGCCGAGCTGCCCCGCCTGCACGCGCTGCACCAGCGGGCGCTGGCCAACGGCCTGCCGGTCCGCCTGATCGACGCGGCCGAGGCGAGGGAGTACGAGCCGCACGTGGCCGCCGTCGCCGCGCTGCACGTGACCTCGACCGGCATCGTCGACTTCGGCGCGGTCTGCCGCAAGCTCGCCGAGCTGCTCGCCGCCGGCGGGGCGGACCTGCGCACCGGCACCGAGGTGACCGGGGTGGTCGACCGGGGCGACCGGGTGGTGGTGCAGACCACCCGGGGCGAGGTGCCCGCCGACGTGCTGATCAACTGCGCCGGCCTGCACGCCGACCGGATCTCCCGGCTGGCCGGGGTGCCCACCCCGGTGCGGATCGTGCCGTTCCGGGGCGAGTACTACGAGCTGACCCCGGGTCGGCGGGAGCTGGTCCGGGGGCTGATCTACCCGGTGCCGGACCCGCAGTTCCCGTTCCTCGGCGTGCACCTGACGAAGATGATCGACGGCAGCGTGCACGCCGGACCGAACGCGGTGCTGGCCACCTCCCGGGAGGGGTACTCCTGGGGACGGATCAGTCCGCGTGACGTCCTCGACGAGGTGTCCTACCGGGGGTTGTGGGCGCTGGGCCGCAAGCACTACCGGTACGGCCTGACCGAGGTGGCCCGGTCGCTGTCGCGTCGGCGCTTCGCGGCGAGTCTGGCCCGGCTGGTACCCGAGTTGACCGGGGCGGACATCGTCCGGGCCGGCGCCGGGGTACGCGCCCAGGCGATCCGCCCGGACGGCACGCTGGTGGACGACTTCCTGATCGTCGAGACCGGGCGGCAGGTGCACGTGCTCAACGCGCCCTCGCCCGCGGCGACCAGCTCGCTGGAGATCGCCCGGCACATCGTCTCCCGGCTGCCAGTTGCCCCGGCCCGCTAG
- a CDS encoding DegT/DnrJ/EryC1/StrS family aminotransferase, translating into MSDVIALGQPTVGEAELAAIAEVFASGWLAGAGPTCRRFEERFATVAGTGHALATANCGSALHLALLTLGVEAGEEVIVGDYTFPATGHSVLWAGGKPVFADVRPDTWTVDPAAVEAAVTPRTVGIIAVDAFGQPADYDELRAIADRHGLFLVEDAACAAGASYRGRPAGSLADVATFSFHGRKGITAGEGGAYVTDRDDLAAHARKLHTYGVEGALTRAELSHLPIPSFTELGYNYRLSDISAAIMLAQLDRLPDLLAAKRRTAARYGELLKDHELITTPYQAPDREHPWQSYVVTLDPAVDRGAVALALRQRGVQCTFGTYASHLQPLYGQSAPCPVSADLFARHLAIPMHANLTDAQVETVAATLVDVVDATAAGR; encoded by the coding sequence ATGTCTGACGTCATCGCCCTCGGTCAGCCCACGGTCGGCGAGGCCGAACTCGCCGCCATCGCCGAGGTCTTCGCCTCCGGTTGGCTGGCGGGCGCCGGGCCGACCTGCCGCCGGTTCGAGGAGCGCTTCGCCACCGTGGCCGGCACCGGGCACGCCCTGGCCACCGCCAACTGCGGCTCCGCCCTGCACCTGGCGTTGCTGACCCTCGGGGTGGAGGCCGGCGAAGAGGTCATCGTCGGCGACTACACCTTCCCGGCCACCGGACACTCGGTGCTCTGGGCCGGTGGCAAGCCGGTCTTCGCCGACGTGCGGCCGGACACCTGGACGGTCGACCCGGCGGCGGTCGAGGCGGCGGTGACCCCCCGGACCGTCGGCATCATCGCGGTCGACGCGTTCGGCCAGCCGGCCGACTACGACGAGTTGCGGGCCATCGCCGACCGGCACGGGCTTTTCCTGGTCGAGGACGCCGCCTGCGCCGCCGGGGCCAGCTACCGGGGCCGGCCGGCCGGCAGCCTGGCCGACGTGGCCACGTTCAGCTTCCACGGCCGCAAGGGCATCACCGCCGGTGAGGGCGGGGCGTACGTCACCGACCGGGACGACCTGGCCGCGCACGCCCGCAAGCTGCACACCTACGGGGTCGAGGGGGCGCTCACCCGGGCCGAGCTGTCCCACCTGCCGATCCCGAGCTTCACCGAGCTGGGCTACAACTACCGGCTCTCCGACATCTCCGCCGCGATCATGCTGGCCCAGCTCGACCGGCTGCCGGACCTGCTGGCCGCCAAGCGGCGCACTGCGGCCCGCTACGGTGAGCTGCTCAAGGACCATGAGCTGATCACCACGCCGTACCAGGCGCCCGACCGCGAGCACCCCTGGCAGTCGTACGTGGTCACCCTGGACCCGGCGGTGGACCGGGGCGCGGTGGCGCTGGCGCTGCGTCAACGGGGCGTACAGTGCACCTTCGGCACCTACGCCTCCCACCTGCAGCCGCTGTACGGCCAGAGCGCGCCCTGCCCGGTCTCGGCGGACCTGTTCGCCCGGCACCTGGCCATCCCGATGCACGCCAACCTCACCGACGCACAGGTCGAGACCGTCGCGGCGACCCTGGTGGACGTCGTCGACGCCACCGCCGCCGGTCGTTGA
- a CDS encoding NAD-dependent epimerase/dehydratase family protein, which yields MSKQTVFITGGAGFIGLHVVPMLLEKGYRVRIFDNMFRGDRDKVAELVATGDVELIDQDVRYGGAVHAAMKGCEYVIHLAAVSINKSQADPYESVDINIVGNHNVFAAAADHGVKRVVYASSASVYGDPQKLPMHEDDRLDPLTPYCIAKRAGEDLLGFYQRSKGLNWIALRFFNVYGPGQKPTAYYTSVINHFVKRLKTGQPPVIDGKGEQSMDFIHVHDIARSVVAALEAEQGNVPVNIGTGLDTSVASLAEILIKAVGVDVEPQFNPREVLVSRRAADITRAREVLGWEPTIAVEDGMTDLIKTEVV from the coding sequence ATGTCGAAGCAGACCGTCTTCATCACCGGCGGCGCGGGCTTCATCGGCCTGCACGTGGTGCCGATGCTGTTGGAGAAGGGCTACCGGGTCCGGATCTTCGACAACATGTTCCGCGGCGACCGGGACAAGGTCGCCGAGCTGGTGGCCACCGGTGACGTGGAGCTGATCGACCAGGACGTCCGCTACGGCGGCGCGGTGCACGCGGCGATGAAGGGCTGCGAGTACGTGATCCACCTCGCCGCGGTGTCGATCAACAAGAGCCAGGCCGACCCGTACGAGTCGGTCGACATCAACATCGTCGGCAACCACAACGTCTTCGCCGCCGCCGCCGACCACGGCGTCAAGCGGGTGGTCTACGCCTCGTCCGCCTCGGTCTACGGCGACCCGCAGAAGCTGCCGATGCACGAGGACGACCGGCTCGACCCGCTCACCCCGTACTGCATCGCCAAGCGGGCCGGCGAGGACCTGCTCGGCTTCTACCAGCGCAGCAAGGGGCTGAACTGGATCGCGCTGCGGTTCTTCAACGTCTACGGCCCCGGCCAGAAGCCGACCGCCTACTACACCTCGGTGATCAACCACTTCGTCAAGCGGTTGAAGACCGGCCAGCCGCCGGTGATCGACGGCAAGGGCGAGCAGTCGATGGACTTCATCCACGTGCACGACATCGCCCGCTCGGTGGTGGCCGCGCTGGAGGCCGAGCAGGGCAACGTGCCGGTCAACATCGGCACCGGGTTGGACACCTCGGTCGCCAGCCTCGCCGAGATCCTGATCAAGGCGGTCGGGGTGGACGTCGAGCCGCAGTTCAACCCGCGTGAGGTGCTGGTCAGCCGGCGGGCGGCGGACATCACCCGGGCCCGCGAGGTGCTCGGCTGGGAGCCGACCATCGCCGTCGAGGACGGCATGACCGACCTGATCAAGACCGAGGTCGTGTGA
- a CDS encoding acyltransferase: MTRESTVGGPPTGGLPANPYNPLAWIIGEPVIGAGTWIGAFTVIDGSGGLTIGAGCDISCGAQIYTHSTARRCVSGRAYPSVDRAPVSIGDRVFIGANATVMMGVTVGDGAVVGAGAVVTRDVPAGAVVAGVPARVVSTVETDGGDVRFVPVS, translated from the coding sequence GTGACCCGGGAATCCACCGTCGGCGGTCCGCCAACCGGCGGGCTGCCGGCGAACCCGTACAATCCCCTGGCCTGGATCATCGGGGAGCCGGTGATCGGCGCCGGGACGTGGATCGGCGCGTTCACCGTCATCGACGGCTCCGGTGGGCTCACCATCGGCGCCGGCTGTGACATCAGTTGCGGCGCGCAGATCTACACCCACTCCACGGCCCGGCGGTGTGTCTCCGGCCGGGCGTACCCCTCGGTCGACCGGGCGCCGGTGTCGATCGGCGACCGCGTCTTCATCGGCGCGAACGCCACCGTGATGATGGGCGTCACCGTGGGTGACGGTGCGGTCGTCGGCGCCGGGGCCGTGGTCACCCGGGACGTGCCGGCGGGCGCGGTCGTGGCCGGGGTGCCGGCCCGGGTCGTCTCCACCGTCGAGACCGACGGCGGCGACGTCCGGTTCGTACCCGTGTCGTAG